Proteins encoded by one window of Massilia sp. NR 4-1:
- the hrcA gene encoding heat-inducible transcriptional repressor HrcA, translating to MQLDNRAQTLLKALVERYIADGQPVGSRALSKISGLDLSPATIRNIMADLEELGYVASPHTSAGRVPTPRGYRLFVDTLLTVQHLDERAVDPQLRLPGQAQAAQPHKLIANAAQMLSSLTQFAGVVLSPRHESAFQQIEFLRLSEKRILLVIVVPGGDVQNRLLLTDVDYTPAQLQASANFLNQNYSGLAFDEVRGRLQHELRQLRDDMGRLMQTAVEASSEALAESADEMVISGERNLLSVSDLSSNMSSLRQMFDMFEQKTGLMQLLDVSSKASGVQIFIGGESQLLPMDEMSVVTAPYEANGRIVGTLGVIGPTRMAYERVIPIVDITSRLLSNALSQP from the coding sequence ATGCAACTCGACAACCGTGCCCAAACCCTGCTCAAAGCGCTGGTGGAGCGCTATATCGCCGACGGCCAACCGGTCGGCTCGCGCGCCCTGTCCAAGATTTCCGGGCTGGACCTGTCGCCGGCCACCATCCGCAACATCATGGCCGACCTCGAGGAGCTTGGTTATGTGGCCAGCCCCCACACCTCGGCCGGCCGGGTGCCGACGCCGCGCGGCTACCGCCTGTTTGTCGACACCCTGCTGACCGTCCAGCACCTCGACGAGCGCGCCGTCGATCCCCAGCTGCGCCTGCCTGGCCAGGCCCAGGCGGCCCAGCCGCACAAGCTGATCGCCAACGCGGCCCAGATGCTGTCCTCGCTGACCCAGTTCGCCGGCGTGGTGCTCAGCCCGCGCCATGAGTCGGCCTTCCAGCAGATCGAATTCCTGCGCCTGTCGGAAAAGCGCATCCTGCTGGTGATCGTGGTGCCCGGTGGCGACGTGCAAAACCGCCTGCTGCTGACCGATGTCGACTACACGCCGGCCCAGCTGCAAGCCTCGGCCAACTTCCTCAACCAGAATTACAGCGGCCTGGCCTTCGACGAGGTGCGCGGCCGCCTGCAGCACGAGCTGCGCCAGTTGCGCGACGATATGGGGCGGCTGATGCAGACCGCCGTCGAAGCCAGCAGCGAGGCGCTGGCCGAGAGCGCCGACGAGATGGTCATCTCCGGCGAGCGCAACCTGCTGTCGGTGAGCGATCTGTCGTCGAACATGAGCTCGCTGCGCCAGATGTTCGATATGTTCGAGCAAAAGACCGGCCTGATGCAGCTGCTCGACGTGTCGAGCAAGGCCTCGGGCGTGCAGATCTTCATCGGCGGCGAATCCCAGCTCTTGCCGATGGACGAGATGAGCGTGGTCACCGCGCCCTACGAGGCCAATGGCCGCATCGTCGGCACCCTGGGCGTGATCGGGCCGACGCGCATGGCCTACGAGCGCGTGATCCCGATCGTCGACATCACCTCGCGCCTGCTGTCGAACGCGCTCAGCCAGCCTTAG
- a CDS encoding LPS-assembly protein LptD translates to MSWFTPPKNSQKWAFALTALAAAAAATAHAQTTASKQRPQRVEDPNAVTTIRAEDIGGRPERILNLERDVEVVRDQTRVTSDKACYKQVEAELEAQGNVRIWRYGDYYTADELQLNMETGKGFMLHPTYRMELNNAQGKARRIDFLNEDEALVIDGTYSTCQGPNPDWYLRSSTLNLDSGRDVGTAGGTVLYFKDVPFLGTPGMSFSLSGARRSGWLPPIPGFGSKGAAEVVVPYYFNIAPNRDLTVYPKIIPRRGLQMGAVGRYMGETEAGEYEGRTHIEYLPHDKEAGKDRWMLHSTHTQAIAPDWTYGWNVRAASDDEYPNDFSKTVANSAERQLLRELRTDYRREYWSLTARVQKYQVLQDPEAKNNKDLTVSRPYDRLPAINLHAARYDVGGFDWQLDSELTRFWHPTEQRGTRVVAVPQLSYPIIGASYFVTPKVMLNASAYQLEAFKDPARGDLASRSLRRAVPTVSIDSGLEFERSASLFGRAVTQTLEPRLFYVYTPYREQKGFPNFDTAEATFNLSQIFSESRFIGSDRVGDANQVTAGVVSRFLEASGAERLRLSFGQRFYFNEQRIQLTDDAKPRYDTRSDTLLAAAGRISETWGFDSAVQYNPGERRVISTNHTLQWQPGQKKVLNLGYRFLRDSFKNADISGQWPLSQRWYGVARVSYSLKDKTVLESLVGLEYNGDCWVFRMGAQRFVTSANKASTPIFFQLELNGLSKFGVGNPLEVMKNSIPGYQRLNEGYGR, encoded by the coding sequence ATGAGTTGGTTTACGCCCCCTAAAAACTCGCAGAAGTGGGCGTTTGCCCTGACCGCCCTGGCAGCTGCCGCGGCGGCGACCGCCCACGCCCAGACCACCGCCAGCAAGCAGCGTCCGCAGCGGGTGGAAGACCCGAACGCCGTGACGACCATCCGCGCCGAGGATATCGGCGGCCGTCCCGAGCGCATCCTGAACCTGGAGCGCGACGTCGAGGTGGTGCGCGACCAGACCCGCGTGACCTCCGACAAGGCGTGCTACAAGCAGGTCGAGGCCGAGCTGGAAGCCCAGGGCAATGTGCGCATCTGGCGCTACGGCGACTACTACACGGCCGATGAATTGCAGCTGAATATGGAGACCGGCAAGGGCTTCATGCTGCATCCGACCTACCGCATGGAGCTGAATAACGCCCAGGGCAAGGCGCGCCGCATCGACTTCCTGAACGAGGACGAAGCGCTGGTCATCGACGGCACCTACAGCACCTGCCAGGGGCCGAATCCGGACTGGTATCTGCGCTCGTCCACCCTGAACCTCGATTCCGGGCGCGATGTGGGCACCGCCGGCGGCACCGTTCTGTACTTCAAGGACGTGCCTTTCCTCGGCACGCCCGGCATGTCCTTCTCGCTCTCGGGCGCGCGCCGCTCCGGCTGGCTGCCGCCGATCCCGGGCTTCGGCTCGAAGGGCGCGGCCGAGGTGGTGGTGCCGTACTACTTCAATATCGCGCCCAACCGCGATCTGACCGTCTATCCCAAGATCATTCCGCGGCGCGGCCTGCAAATGGGCGCGGTCGGCCGCTATATGGGCGAGACCGAGGCCGGCGAGTACGAGGGCCGCACCCATATCGAGTATCTGCCGCATGATAAGGAGGCGGGCAAGGACCGCTGGATGCTGCATTCCACGCACACCCAGGCCATCGCCCCCGACTGGACCTATGGCTGGAATGTGCGCGCCGCCTCGGACGACGAATATCCGAACGACTTCTCGAAGACCGTGGCCAACAGCGCCGAGCGCCAGCTGCTGCGCGAGCTGCGCACCGACTACCGCCGCGAATACTGGAGCTTGACGGCGCGCGTGCAGAAATACCAGGTGCTGCAGGATCCGGAAGCGAAGAACAATAAGGACTTGACGGTGAGCCGTCCCTACGACCGCCTGCCGGCCATCAATCTGCATGCGGCGCGCTACGACGTGGGCGGCTTCGACTGGCAGCTGGACAGCGAACTGACGCGCTTCTGGCACCCCACCGAGCAGCGCGGCACGCGCGTGGTGGCGGTGCCGCAGCTGAGCTATCCGATCATCGGCGCCAGCTACTTCGTCACGCCCAAGGTCATGCTCAACGCCAGCGCCTACCAGCTGGAAGCGTTCAAGGACCCGGCGCGCGGCGATCTGGCCTCGCGTTCGCTGCGCCGCGCCGTGCCCACCGTCTCCATCGATTCCGGCCTGGAATTCGAGCGCAGCGCCTCGCTGTTCGGCCGCGCCGTGACCCAGACCCTGGAGCCGCGCCTGTTCTATGTCTACACGCCTTACCGCGAGCAGAAGGGCTTCCCGAACTTCGACACCGCCGAAGCGACGTTCAACCTCTCGCAGATTTTCAGCGAGAGCCGCTTCATCGGTTCCGACCGCGTGGGCGACGCCAACCAGGTGACGGCCGGCGTGGTGTCGCGCTTCCTGGAGGCGTCCGGCGCCGAGCGCCTGCGCCTGTCTTTCGGCCAGCGCTTCTATTTCAACGAGCAGCGCATCCAGCTCACCGACGACGCCAAGCCGCGCTACGACACCCGTTCCGACACCCTGCTGGCCGCCGCCGGCCGCATTTCGGAAACCTGGGGCTTCGACAGCGCGGTGCAGTACAACCCCGGCGAGCGCCGCGTGATCAGCACCAACCACACCCTGCAATGGCAGCCGGGCCAGAAGAAGGTGCTGAACCTGGGCTACCGCTTCCTGCGCGACAGCTTCAAGAACGCCGACATCTCCGGCCAGTGGCCGCTGTCGCAGCGCTGGTATGGCGTGGCGCGCGTAAGCTACTCGCTGAAGGACAAGACCGTGCTCGAAAGCCTGGTGGGCCTTGAATACAATGGCGATTGCTGGGTCTTCCGCATGGGCGCGCAGCGCTTCGTGACGTCGGCCAACAAGGCGTCCACGCCGATCTTCTTCCAGCTGGAGCTGAACGGCCTGTCCAAGTTCGGCGTCGGCAATCCGCTGGAGGTGATGAAAAACAGCATCCCCGGCTACCAGCGCCTGAACGAGGGCTATGGCCGCTGA
- the dapB gene encoding 4-hydroxy-tetrahydrodipicolinate reductase: protein MSIVNIAVAGASGRMGRMLIEAVQAAPDTRLSGALDRAGSPGLGSDAAAFLGQQAGVAIAADFAQGLAGADVLIDFTRPEATLDHLAYCAEHGIKLVIGTTGFDAAGKAAIAEAAKKTAIVFAPNMSVGVNVTLKLLEFAAKQLATGYDIEIVEAHHRHKVDAPSGTALKMGEVIADALGRDLKECAVYGREGVTGERDPSTIGFATVRGGDIVGDHTVLFAGTGERIEISHKSSSRANYAAGSLRAARFLADKPSGLFDMYDVLGLHGLSA from the coding sequence ATGAGTATTGTGAATATCGCCGTTGCCGGCGCCAGCGGCCGCATGGGCCGCATGCTGATCGAGGCCGTGCAGGCCGCGCCGGACACCCGCCTCAGTGGCGCCCTCGACCGTGCCGGTTCGCCCGGCCTCGGCAGCGATGCCGCCGCCTTCCTCGGCCAGCAAGCCGGCGTCGCCATCGCCGCCGACTTCGCGCAAGGCCTGGCCGGCGCCGACGTGCTGATCGACTTCACGCGGCCCGAAGCCACCCTCGACCACCTGGCTTACTGCGCCGAACACGGCATCAAGCTGGTGATCGGCACCACCGGTTTCGACGCCGCCGGCAAGGCCGCCATCGCCGAGGCGGCCAAGAAAACCGCCATCGTCTTCGCGCCGAATATGAGCGTGGGTGTGAATGTCACGCTGAAACTGCTGGAATTCGCCGCCAAGCAATTGGCCACCGGCTATGACATCGAGATCGTCGAAGCCCACCACCGCCACAAGGTCGACGCCCCGTCCGGCACCGCGCTGAAGATGGGCGAAGTCATTGCCGACGCCCTCGGCCGCGACTTGAAGGAGTGCGCCGTGTATGGCCGCGAAGGCGTGACGGGCGAACGCGACCCGTCCACCATCGGTTTTGCCACCGTGCGCGGCGGCGACATCGTGGGCGACCACACCGTGCTGTTCGCCGGCACCGGCGAGCGCATCGAAATCAGCCACAAATCGAGCAGCCGCGCCAATTACGCGGCCGGCTCGCTGCGCGCCGCCCGCTTCCTGGCCGACAAGCCGAGCGGCCTGTTCGATATGTACGACGTGTTGGGCCTGCACGGCCTGAGCGCCTGA
- a CDS encoding peptidylprolyl isomerase: protein MRNASMHPIKLAAVLLCAMAAGSVSAQDAKATAEAKPAAAAAAPATKGFTQPGQSSNTPIDAIAIIINDEVITKRELDERLKTVERRMKEQNVALPDRADLQRQLTERMIVERAQLQLAKEMGVRVDDTMLDRAIARIAEQQKLSVQEMRNQMEKSGTTFAAFREEIREEIIMQRLREHEVDAKIQISEAEVDSFVASEQAAAAEQFEVNISQILVRIPENASPEVIAQRKARADEVARQLRTGADFAKIAATYSDAQDALQGGAVGWRQPDRLPPVFAEALTKLRPGQVTPIIKSVGGFHILKMVDKRSMAEAQAQTAVQQTHARHILLKVTPALSAADAKRKLAEFKEKLDNKSAKFEELARLYSNDGSSGKGGDLGWLYPGDALPEFEAAMNALKPGEVSGPVESSFGYHLIEVLERKTDDVSKEKQRNEARMALRERKLVEAVEDWQRQVRDRAYVEFRNDDGK from the coding sequence ATGCGTAATGCCAGTATGCACCCCATCAAACTAGCGGCTGTCCTGCTGTGCGCCATGGCGGCCGGCAGCGTCTCGGCACAGGATGCCAAGGCCACGGCCGAGGCCAAGCCGGCGGCCGCGGCCGCCGCGCCGGCCACCAAGGGCTTCACCCAGCCCGGCCAGTCCAGCAATACGCCGATCGACGCCATCGCCATCATCATCAACGATGAGGTGATCACCAAGCGCGAGCTGGACGAGCGCCTGAAAACGGTCGAACGCCGCATGAAGGAGCAGAACGTGGCCCTGCCCGACCGTGCCGACCTGCAGCGCCAGCTGACCGAGCGCATGATCGTGGAACGCGCCCAGCTGCAGCTGGCCAAGGAAATGGGCGTGCGTGTCGACGACACCATGCTCGACCGCGCCATCGCCCGCATCGCCGAGCAGCAGAAACTGAGCGTGCAGGAAATGCGCAACCAGATGGAGAAATCCGGCACCACCTTCGCCGCCTTCCGCGAAGAGATCCGCGAAGAGATCATCATGCAGCGCCTGCGCGAGCACGAGGTCGACGCCAAGATCCAGATTTCGGAAGCGGAAGTGGACAGCTTCGTGGCTTCGGAACAAGCCGCCGCCGCCGAGCAGTTCGAAGTGAATATTTCGCAGATCCTGGTGCGCATCCCGGAAAACGCCTCGCCCGAAGTGATCGCCCAGCGCAAGGCGCGCGCCGACGAAGTGGCGCGCCAGCTGCGCACCGGCGCCGACTTCGCCAAGATCGCCGCCACCTATTCCGACGCCCAGGACGCGCTGCAAGGCGGCGCCGTGGGCTGGCGCCAGCCCGACCGTCTGCCGCCGGTGTTCGCCGAAGCGCTGACCAAGCTGCGCCCCGGCCAGGTGACGCCGATCATCAAGAGCGTGGGCGGTTTCCACATCCTGAAGATGGTCGACAAGCGCAGCATGGCCGAAGCCCAGGCCCAGACCGCCGTGCAGCAGACCCATGCCCGCCACATCCTGCTGAAAGTGACGCCGGCCCTGAGCGCGGCCGACGCCAAGCGCAAGCTGGCCGAGTTCAAGGAAAAGCTGGACAACAAGTCCGCCAAGTTCGAGGAACTGGCGCGCCTGTATTCCAACGACGGTTCGTCCGGCAAGGGCGGCGACCTGGGCTGGCTGTATCCGGGCGACGCGCTGCCCGAATTCGAGGCCGCCATGAACGCCCTGAAACCGGGTGAAGTCAGCGGCCCGGTGGAGTCGAGCTTCGGCTACCACCTGATCGAAGTCCTGGAACGCAAGACCGACGACGTCTCGAAAGAGAAGCAGCGCAACGAGGCCCGCATGGCCCTGCGCGAGCGCAAGCTGGTGGAAGCGGTGGAAGACTGGCAGCGCCAGGTGCGCGACCGCGCCTACGTCGAATTCCGCAACGACGACGGCAAATAA
- the rsmA gene encoding 16S rRNA (adenine(1518)-N(6)/adenine(1519)-N(6))-dimethyltransferase RsmA, whose protein sequence is MKHIARKRFGQNFLHDDHVLNSITESIAPRVGDAMVEIGPGLGAMTEQLLRTLPQMHVVELDRDLVARLEKAYPREKLVIHAGDALKFDFATIPVPAGQKLRVVGNLPYNISSPLLFHLAEYAPLVQDQHFMLQKEVVERMVAEPGSKVYGRLSVMLQWRYQMALLFVVPPEAFDPPPKVDSAIVRMIPIAQPLPCDAATLEAVVQKAFSQRRKVIRNCLAGMFTEEQIAAAGIKPTDRPEMVAMEAYVALANSLSARNPA, encoded by the coding sequence ATGAAACACATCGCCCGCAAACGCTTCGGCCAGAACTTCCTGCACGACGACCATGTGCTGAACAGCATCACCGAGTCCATCGCCCCGCGCGTCGGCGACGCCATGGTGGAAATCGGCCCCGGCCTGGGCGCCATGACCGAGCAGCTGCTGCGCACCCTGCCGCAGATGCATGTGGTGGAACTGGACCGCGACCTGGTGGCGCGCCTGGAAAAAGCCTATCCGCGCGAGAAGCTGGTGATCCACGCCGGCGACGCCCTGAAATTCGACTTCGCCACCATCCCGGTGCCGGCCGGCCAGAAGCTGCGCGTGGTCGGCAACCTGCCCTACAACATCTCCAGCCCGCTGCTGTTCCACCTGGCCGAGTACGCGCCGCTGGTGCAGGACCAGCACTTCATGCTGCAAAAGGAAGTGGTCGAACGCATGGTGGCCGAGCCGGGCAGCAAGGTCTATGGCCGCCTGTCGGTGATGCTGCAATGGCGCTACCAGATGGCGCTGCTGTTCGTGGTGCCGCCGGAAGCCTTCGATCCGCCGCCCAAGGTCGATTCGGCCATCGTGCGCATGATCCCCATCGCCCAGCCGCTGCCCTGCGACGCCGCCACGCTTGAAGCCGTGGTGCAGAAAGCCTTCTCGCAGCGCCGCAAGGTGATCCGCAACTGCCTGGCCGGCATGTTTACCGAAGAACAGATCGCCGCCGCCGGCATCAAGCCCACCGACCGCCCCGAAATGGTGGCGATGGAAGCCTACGTCGCCCTGGCCAACAGCCTGAGCGCCCGCAACCCCGCCTAA
- the pdxA gene encoding 4-hydroxythreonine-4-phosphate dehydrogenase PdxA, whose protein sequence is MSATLTARRPGVRPVLAITCGEPAGIGPEISLRAAWALRAQANCVLLGDAAFLAMTASAIDPAIRVSALSLQALRNGGLPHFGPERLCVIDIPLAAHVRPGVLDKENGRAVLATLDAAIEGVQAGWFEAIVTAPLQKSTINEAGVKFSGHTEYFAEQTGTGQVVMMLAGQPQAPAGAPLPPPLRVALATTHLPLQDVSAALSREGLGRVLDIIDADLRRKFGIAAPRILVAGLNPHAGENGYLGREEIDTIAPAIAAAQARGIAASGPYPADTLFQPKYLNEADCVLAMYHDQGLPVLKYATFGRGVNITLGLPLIRTSVDHGTALDLARQGLGQADCASMEEAIASALRMAEASRAAP, encoded by the coding sequence ATGAGCGCCACTTTGACAGCCCGGCGCCCAGGCGTGCGCCCCGTTCTGGCCATCACCTGCGGCGAGCCGGCCGGCATCGGCCCGGAAATCTCGCTGCGCGCCGCCTGGGCCTTGCGCGCCCAGGCCAATTGCGTGCTGCTGGGCGACGCCGCCTTCCTGGCGATGACGGCGTCCGCCATCGATCCGGCCATCCGCGTCAGCGCCCTGTCGCTGCAGGCGCTGCGCAACGGCGGCCTGCCGCATTTCGGTCCGGAACGCCTGTGCGTGATCGATATTCCGCTGGCGGCCCATGTGCGGCCGGGCGTGCTGGATAAGGAAAACGGCCGCGCCGTGCTGGCCACGCTGGATGCCGCCATCGAGGGCGTGCAGGCCGGCTGGTTCGAAGCCATCGTCACCGCGCCGCTGCAAAAGAGCACCATCAACGAGGCCGGCGTGAAATTCTCCGGCCATACCGAATATTTCGCCGAGCAGACCGGCACCGGACAGGTGGTCATGATGCTGGCCGGCCAGCCGCAGGCGCCGGCCGGCGCGCCGCTGCCGCCGCCGCTGCGCGTGGCGCTGGCCACCACCCATCTGCCGCTGCAGGACGTTTCCGCGGCGCTGAGCCGGGAAGGCCTGGGCCGCGTTCTCGACATCATCGATGCCGACCTGCGCCGCAAATTCGGCATCGCCGCGCCGCGCATCCTGGTGGCCGGCCTGAACCCGCATGCGGGCGAGAACGGCTATCTGGGGCGCGAGGAGATCGACACCATCGCCCCGGCCATCGCGGCGGCCCAGGCGCGCGGCATCGCCGCCAGCGGCCCGTATCCGGCCGATACCCTGTTCCAGCCCAAATATTTGAACGAAGCCGACTGCGTGCTCGCCATGTACCACGACCAGGGCTTGCCGGTGCTGAAGTACGCCACCTTCGGGCGCGGCGTCAACATCACGCTCGGCCTGCCGCTGATCCGCACCTCGGTCGACCATGGCACGGCGCTCGACCTGGCGCGCCAGGGCCTGGGCCAGGCCGATTGCGCCAGCATGGAAGAAGCCATCGCCAGCGCCCTGCGCATGGCCGAGGCCAGCCGCGCGGCGCCTTAG
- a CDS encoding metallophosphoesterase — protein sequence MSILSTAGLRRAFLLPLAAGLGGCAALAPPAAPPAPSAAQSTPLPPGIEAAYVLLGEEGRPVARVLSSAAACPAIDIDGQARPMQLRAPAATLALRPSAAGADSKPSVFPLLTCEAELAPATRRASVAGHALPLPRAEVQRIAVIGDTGCRLKKADNAYQACNDPQAFPFAAVAAAAAAWQPDLVLHVGDYHYRENPCPEGNAGCANSPWGYGWDAWREDFFRPAAPLLQAAPWVAVRGNHESCARAGQGWWRLLDPRPLQTGRDCNLPADDSLGDYSDPYAVPLGGASQLLVIDTAATSWRGLKASDTGYERYRATYRRLAQLAAQAPYNLGANHHPIFAVGADRDKQGRRILILGDKGLHDSFGSLNPLFLPDGVQAMLSGHVHLWQQLSFSSPHPSQLVAGFSGTAEDTEPLPPLPDAAIAPAPGAVLEHFSAWLDGFGFMGMERGAPGEWRITVFDRQGAVKNRCLLQGRRSQCEQALVR from the coding sequence TTGTCCATTCTGTCCACGGCCGGCCTGCGCCGCGCCTTCCTGCTGCCGCTGGCGGCCGGTCTGGGCGGCTGCGCCGCCCTCGCCCCGCCGGCGGCCCCGCCCGCGCCTTCCGCCGCCCAGTCCACACCCCTGCCGCCCGGCATCGAAGCCGCCTATGTGCTGCTGGGCGAAGAAGGCCGCCCCGTGGCGCGCGTGCTGAGCAGCGCCGCCGCCTGTCCCGCCATCGACATCGACGGCCAGGCCAGGCCCATGCAGCTGCGCGCCCCGGCCGCCACACTGGCGCTGCGCCCCAGCGCCGCCGGCGCCGACAGCAAACCCTCGGTCTTCCCCCTGCTGACCTGCGAGGCCGAACTGGCGCCGGCCACGCGCCGCGCCAGCGTGGCCGGCCATGCCTTGCCGCTGCCGCGCGCCGAGGTGCAACGCATCGCCGTCATCGGCGACACCGGCTGCCGCCTGAAAAAAGCCGACAACGCCTACCAGGCTTGCAACGACCCGCAAGCCTTCCCCTTTGCCGCCGTGGCGGCCGCGGCGGCGGCCTGGCAGCCCGACCTGGTGCTGCATGTGGGCGACTACCACTACCGTGAAAACCCCTGCCCCGAAGGCAACGCCGGCTGCGCCAACAGCCCCTGGGGCTATGGCTGGGACGCCTGGCGCGAAGACTTCTTCCGTCCCGCCGCGCCGCTGCTGCAGGCCGCGCCCTGGGTCGCGGTGCGCGGCAACCACGAATCCTGCGCGCGCGCCGGCCAGGGCTGGTGGCGCCTGCTCGACCCGCGCCCGCTGCAGACCGGGCGCGACTGCAATCTGCCCGCCGACGACAGCCTGGGCGACTACAGCGATCCGTATGCCGTGCCGCTGGGCGGCGCCAGCCAGCTGCTGGTGATCGACACCGCCGCCACCAGCTGGCGCGGCCTGAAAGCCAGCGACACCGGCTACGAGCGCTACCGTGCCACCTACCGCCGTCTGGCGCAGCTGGCGGCCCAGGCACCGTACAATCTGGGCGCCAACCACCACCCCATCTTCGCCGTCGGCGCCGACCGCGACAAGCAGGGCCGGCGCATCCTCATCCTCGGCGACAAGGGCTTGCACGACAGCTTCGGCTCGCTCAATCCCCTGTTCCTGCCCGACGGCGTGCAAGCCATGCTGTCCGGCCACGTGCACCTGTGGCAGCAGCTCAGTTTCAGCTCGCCCCATCCGAGCCAGCTGGTGGCCGGCTTCTCCGGCACGGCCGAAGACACCGAACCGCTGCCGCCGCTGCCCGATGCGGCCATCGCGCCGGCCCCGGGCGCCGTGCTGGAGCACTTCAGCGCCTGGCTGGACGGCTTCGGCTTCATGGGCATGGAGCGCGGCGCGCCGGGTGAATGGCGCATCACCGTGTTCGACCGCCAGGGCGCCGTGAAGAACCGCTGCCTGCTGCAGGGGCGCCGCTCGCAGTGCGAGCAGGCCCTGGTGCGCTGA
- the fur gene encoding ferric iron uptake transcriptional regulator has product MSNSPTDLKASGLKATLPRLKILDIFQSSPVRHLTAEDVYKILLADNMDVGLATVYRVLTQFEQAGLLNRNHFESGKAIFELNQGSHHDHLVCLDCGRVEEFVDEEIEKRQHMIAKERGFKIAEHALAIYGSCTKTACPHKH; this is encoded by the coding sequence ATGAGTAACAGCCCCACCGACCTGAAGGCCAGCGGCCTGAAGGCAACCCTGCCGCGCCTGAAAATCCTGGACATTTTCCAGAGCAGCCCCGTACGCCACCTGACGGCCGAAGACGTCTATAAAATCCTGCTGGCCGACAATATGGATGTCGGCCTGGCCACCGTCTACCGTGTGCTGACCCAGTTCGAGCAAGCCGGCCTGCTCAACCGCAACCATTTCGAGAGCGGCAAGGCGATTTTCGAGCTGAACCAGGGTTCCCACCACGACCACCTGGTCTGCCTGGACTGCGGCCGCGTGGAGGAATTCGTCGACGAGGAAATCGAGAAGCGCCAGCACATGATCGCCAAGGAACGCGGCTTCAAGATCGCCGAGCACGCGCTGGCCATCTACGGCAGCTGCACCAAGACCGCCTGCCCGCATAAACACTGA
- a CDS encoding outer membrane protein assembly factor BamE: MKRRAPALAAALCLALAASGCATRSAAPAAPDSAAQPAAGAGAHTTTVTQLQKFMWFFSPYRPDIQQGNFVSQDMLDQLKQGMTRDQVRFVLGTPMLADIFHAERWDYPFRLAKGNGEITTATVVVYFKDDKVARWEGGNLPSEREYIERIAGPVLKFKKAEEKAASTNAAPGKAPLPAGSETSK, translated from the coding sequence ATGAAACGCCGCGCCCCGGCGCTGGCGGCGGCCCTGTGCCTGGCCCTGGCCGCCAGCGGTTGCGCCACGCGCAGCGCCGCCCCGGCTGCCCCGGACAGCGCGGCCCAGCCGGCCGCCGGCGCCGGCGCGCACACGACGACCGTCACCCAGCTGCAGAAATTCATGTGGTTCTTCTCGCCCTACCGTCCCGACATCCAGCAAGGCAACTTCGTCTCGCAGGACATGCTCGACCAGCTCAAGCAGGGCATGACGCGCGACCAGGTACGCTTCGTGCTCGGCACGCCGATGCTGGCCGACATCTTCCACGCCGAGCGCTGGGACTACCCGTTCCGCCTGGCCAAGGGCAATGGCGAGATCACCACCGCCACCGTGGTGGTGTATTTCAAGGATGACAAAGTGGCGCGCTGGGAAGGCGGCAACCTGCCGTCCGAGCGCGAATACATCGAACGCATCGCCGGCCCCGTGCTCAAATTCAAGAAGGCCGAGGAAAAAGCGGCCAGCACCAACGCCGCGCCGGGCAAGGCGCCGCTGCCGGCCGGCAGCGAAACCAGCAAGTAA
- a CDS encoding HAD family hydrolase: MLPSSRPKAILFDLDDTLWPIAPVIAAAEVTLHAWLAEHAPKVAQAFSIEDLRARRQALLAADPALQVDLGALRRAGLQAAFELAGEDLRHLDGAMAHFFAARNAVTPYDDVLPGLLHLKQKILLGTISNGNADLEVIGLAHHFQVSLAASHFGRAKPDPAIFLAACAALGVAPAEAVYVGDDLRLDVEGAQRAGLRAVWLNRGGAAAPDGLVPDAICSSLDELLRWLERQLAA; the protein is encoded by the coding sequence ATGCTGCCTTCTTCCCGCCCCAAAGCCATTCTGTTTGACCTGGACGATACGCTGTGGCCGATCGCGCCCGTGATCGCCGCCGCCGAAGTGACCCTGCATGCCTGGCTGGCCGAGCATGCGCCGAAAGTGGCGCAAGCGTTTTCCATCGAAGACTTGCGCGCGCGCCGCCAGGCCCTGCTTGCCGCCGACCCGGCCCTGCAGGTCGACCTGGGCGCGCTGCGCCGCGCCGGCCTGCAGGCCGCGTTCGAGCTGGCCGGCGAAGACCTGCGCCACCTGGACGGCGCCATGGCGCATTTCTTTGCCGCCCGCAACGCCGTCACCCCGTATGACGATGTGCTGCCCGGCCTCTTGCACCTGAAACAGAAAATTTTGCTGGGCACGATCTCGAACGGCAACGCCGACCTTGAAGTCATCGGCCTCGCCCACCATTTCCAGGTATCGCTGGCGGCCAGCCATTTCGGCCGCGCCAAGCCCGACCCGGCCATTTTCCTGGCGGCCTGCGCCGCGCTGGGCGTGGCACCGGCCGAGGCGGTGTATGTGGGCGACGATCTGCGCCTCGATGTCGAGGGGGCCCAGCGCGCCGGCCTGCGCGCCGTCTGGCTCAACCGCGGCGGCGCGGCGGCGCCCGACGGCTTGGTGCCGGACGCCATCTGCAGCAGCCTCGATGAGTTGCTGCGCTGGCTCGAACGCCAGCTGGCGGCATGA